A single region of the Bacteroides luhongzhouii genome encodes:
- a CDS encoding xylulokinase: protein MFLLGYDIGSSSVKASLVNAETGKCVSSAFFPKTEANIIAVNPGWAEQDPESWWENLKLSTQAIMTESGVSAAEIKAIGISYQMHGLVCVDKNQHVLRPAIIWCDSRAVPYGQKAFETIGEERCLSHLLNSPGNFTASKLAWIKENEPAIYEQIDKIMLPGDYIAMKLSGEICTTVSGLSEGMFWDFKNNRVADFLMDYYGFDSSLIADIKPTFAEQGRVNAIAAKELGLKEGTPITYRAGDQPNNALSLNVFNPGEIASTAGTSGVVYGVNGEVNYDPQSRVNTFAHVNHTIDQTRLGVLLCINGTGILNSWVKRNIAPEGISYNEMNVLASKAPIGSAGISILPFGNGAERMLNNKEIGCSIRGLDFNTHGKHHIIRAAQEGIVFSFKYGIDIMEQMGIPVKMIHAGHANMFLSSIFRDTLAGVTGATIELYDTDGSVGAAKGAGIGAGIYKDNNEAFATLDKLDVIEPNVAKRQEYADAYAKWKYRLEKSMTGNIPAPVLSSDK, encoded by the coding sequence ATGTTTCTATTAGGTTATGACATCGGTAGCTCGTCTGTAAAAGCGAGTTTGGTAAATGCTGAAACTGGTAAATGTGTGTCATCGGCATTTTTTCCGAAAACAGAAGCGAATATTATTGCAGTGAATCCCGGATGGGCGGAACAAGATCCTGAAAGTTGGTGGGAAAACTTAAAGTTGTCCACGCAGGCTATTATGACCGAATCCGGAGTTAGTGCCGCTGAAATTAAAGCCATCGGTATCTCTTATCAGATGCACGGATTGGTTTGTGTTGATAAGAATCAGCATGTATTGCGTCCTGCTATCATCTGGTGTGACTCTCGTGCGGTGCCATACGGTCAGAAAGCGTTTGAGACAATCGGGGAGGAGAGATGTCTTTCTCATTTGTTGAACTCACCGGGAAATTTTACCGCTTCCAAGTTGGCGTGGATTAAAGAAAACGAACCGGCCATCTATGAGCAGATTGATAAGATAATGCTGCCGGGCGATTATATTGCCATGAAGTTGAGTGGAGAAATCTGCACTACTGTTTCCGGACTTTCGGAAGGTATGTTCTGGGATTTCAAGAACAATCGGGTGGCTGATTTCTTAATGGATTATTACGGGTTTGATTCTTCTTTGATTGCAGATATTAAGCCGACTTTTGCTGAACAGGGACGTGTAAATGCAATAGCTGCCAAAGAGCTTGGACTGAAAGAAGGGACACCGATTACCTATCGTGCAGGCGACCAGCCTAACAATGCCCTTTCTTTGAATGTGTTTAATCCGGGAGAGATTGCTTCTACGGCAGGAACATCGGGAGTGGTTTATGGCGTGAACGGTGAAGTGAACTATGATCCGCAGTCACGTGTCAATACCTTTGCGCATGTCAATCATACCATAGATCAGACACGTTTGGGAGTATTGCTTTGCATCAATGGAACAGGTATTCTCAATTCATGGGTAAAACGCAACATTGCTCCCGAAGGAATATCTTATAATGAAATGAATGTATTAGCTTCCAAAGCTCCTATCGGCAGTGCAGGAATCAGTATCCTGCCGTTTGGTAACGGTGCCGAACGTATGCTGAACAATAAAGAAATCGGTTGCAGTATTCGTGGACTGGACTTTAATACGCATGGCAAACATCATATTATTCGTGCCGCTCAAGAAGGTATTGTATTCTCTTTTAAATATGGCATTGATATCATGGAGCAAATGGGAATTCCTGTGAAGATGATCCATGCCGGACACGCTAATATGTTTTTGAGTTCTATCTTCCGTGATACTTTGGCGGGAGTCACAGGAGCTACTATCGAGCTTTACGATACGGATGGTTCCGTAGGTGCCGCGAAAGGTGCGGGCATTGGCGCAGGTATCTACAAGGATAATAATGAGGCATTTGCTACGCTTGACAAACTGGATGTGATTGAGCCTAATGTGGCAAAACGACAGGAATATGCTGACGCGTATGCAAAATGGAAATACCGTCTTGAAAAGTCGATGACCGGTAATATACCGGCTCCGGTTCTTTCTTCAGATAAATAA
- a CDS encoding NUDIX hydrolase produces the protein MQNLQKNTPLANNHISVDCVVIGFDGEQLKVLLVKRAGEDNGEVYHDMKLPGSLIYMDEALDEAAQRVLYELTGLKNVNLMQFKAFGSKNRTSNPKDVRWLERAMQSKVERIVTIAYMSMVKIDRTLDKNLDDHQACWIALKDVKTLAFDHNLIIKEAMTYIRQFVEFNPSILFELLPRKFTAAQLRTLFELVYDKAVDVRNFHKKIAMMEYVVPLEEKQQGVAHRAARYYKFDKKIYNKVRR, from the coding sequence ATGCAAAATTTACAGAAAAATACACCTTTAGCAAACAATCATATATCAGTAGACTGTGTAGTGATTGGTTTTGACGGAGAACAACTGAAAGTGTTGCTTGTAAAACGTGCAGGTGAGGATAATGGAGAAGTATATCATGATATGAAACTTCCCGGAAGTCTTATCTATATGGACGAAGCCTTGGATGAAGCTGCACAACGAGTTTTGTATGAATTGACAGGACTTAAAAATGTGAATCTGATGCAGTTTAAAGCATTTGGTTCTAAAAACAGAACGAGTAATCCGAAAGATGTACGTTGGTTGGAAAGAGCCATGCAGTCAAAAGTGGAGCGCATTGTTACTATTGCCTATATGTCAATGGTAAAGATAGACCGTACATTGGATAAGAATCTGGACGATCACCAGGCTTGCTGGATCGCTTTGAAAGACGTGAAAACATTGGCTTTTGACCATAATCTGATTATAAAGGAGGCAATGACTTACATTCGGCAGTTTGTAGAATTTAATCCTTCCATATTGTTCGAACTGCTTCCGCGTAAATTTACAGCCGCACAATTGAGGACCCTTTTTGAATTAGTATATGACAAAGCCGTGGATGTGCGCAACTTCCATAAGAAAATAGCAATGATGGAATATGTAGTTCCTTTGGAAGAAAAGCAACAAGGAGTGGCTCACCGTGCTGCCCGTTATTATAAATTTGATAAGAAGATATATAATAAGGTGAGAAGGTAG